ATGAGGTGAAGGATTTTTTGGATTCTGCTTTGGGTTCTCTTAGAGGCACACAATTTTTATTAGAATCTTCTAAACCAGCCAGAGCAGAAGTAGTCGCCGCACTTTGGAAATTGGTGGAGGCAAACCCATATTATTTCGGGACCTGGGTTGTATTTGAACCAAACGGCTTCGATGGACAGGATGCAAAATTTAAGAATACTCCTCCTTATCATGATAAGACCGGAAGATTTGTACCTTATATTAACAAATCAAAAGGTGCTGTCACTGTTGAACCGGTAATATATTACGAAAATCTGGATGAATCGGGAGCGTTCTATACTGTTCCTAAAAAAACACTTCATGATTTTGTTGCAGATCCTTTTTCTTATCCAGTAGGCGGGAAAGATGTACTGATGGTTTCTTTAGTGAAACCTGTATTTAGAGGAGGAAGTTTTTCTGGAGTAGTAGGGATTGACCTGGCTATGGAAAACCTGCAGGAACTCTTAGGCCCCATTAAACCATTTAGGGGAGAAGGTTATCTTACACTTATTTCTCCGAATGGGACCTATGCTGCAAATGGTAAGGACCCTTCCTTAGTTGGTAAAAAGATCCCAGATCCAGAATGGTTAAAACAAATTACAGAAGGAATTGCAAAAGGAAAATCTTTCTCTTTACATGGAGGTGGAGAAGGTCATCATTTTTTCCCCTTCTTATTAGGAAATTATGATAAACCTTGGGCGGTAGAAGTATCCATTCCTGATTCGATCTTTTGGTCAGATATGAGAGGAGTGATCTTACAAACGATTTTATCTTCTCTCATTATTATGGTTGTCATTCTTATCATTCTAAATTTGATCTTTAATAAACTGATAACGACGGGCTTATTAGAGGCGATTGGTTTCTCTGAAAAGATTGCAGATGGAGATCTGACTTCTCATATAGAGATCGCAAGAAATGACGAGATAGGCAAACTTCTGAAATCAATGGATCTGATGAAGGTGAATTTATCTAAGATCATCTTGGATATCAAAACTTCTTCTACCAAATTAAATAGCACCTCGGATCAAATGGCAGAGTCCAGCCGTAACTTCTCAGATGTTGCCCAGGCCCAAGCTTCAGCGGCAGAAGAATCCTCCGCAGCAGTAGAAGAGTTAGCGGCATCAGCAGAGAATGTACGTAGATCAATGGAAAAAGCGATAGAGAACATGAAGGAGATAGATACAAACGTAGTCTTACTTCGTGAACAGATCGGAACAATCAATAACGAGATGCAAACATTGTCTCAGGTGGCATCCGAATCCCAAGAACGAGCTGTTACTGGTGAAAATGCGATGGGTGCAACTAATCAAGCAATGGATGAGATTGGAGAAAGTGCTAGTCGTATCAATGAGATCTTATCTATCATTACTGAAATTTCCGAAAAAACAAACCTTCTCGCACTAAATGCAGCAATTGAAGCAGCACGTGCAGGAGAAGCGGGTAAAGGATTTGCAGTAGTAGCAGAAGAGATCAGTAAACTTGCATCCCAAACATCTTCTTCTGTGCAAGAGATCGGAGAGCTTGTAGATTCCACAAATAACGCGGTTCATAACGGAAACACTAAGGTTAAAGAGGCGAGTGATATACTTCGTAAACTTAGAACCTCTGTCGATTCATTTGGATTATCAGCGAAGAAGGTTCTCGACTCTGTTAAAACGCAAGAGAAGAACACTCAAGATATTCATCAATCTGCAAATTTCCTCATGAGTTTCAGCTTACAAATAGAAGAAGCGGTCCAGGAACAAAAACGCGCGACTGATGAGATCACTAAAACTATCGTTAGTATTTCAGAAGGGACCCAGGAAGTTGCTTCTGGAGCGGATGATCTAACATCTTATTCAGGCGAGATGCACCAACAATCAGAAGGACTTTTGAAATCGGTAGATAAATTTAAATTATAGGGCACGCACAGAGTTCGCTGGGCACGCAGAGTTTTGGATTTGTTGGAGTTCTTGCATTTACTTCTCTGTGAACTCCGTGCTCTTTGCGCGAAATATGAATTAGTTTAGAAGTATTCTTTCTATAATTTTTCTTTGGATAGT
The DNA window shown above is from Leptospira koniambonensis and carries:
- a CDS encoding methyl-accepting chemotaxis protein, yielding MSIRFRISLYLSVVLLSGSIILTVINSVGSYFNLKYQVEDGSRMAGERFAYEVKDFLDSALGSLRGTQFLLESSKPARAEVVAALWKLVEANPYYFGTWVVFEPNGFDGQDAKFKNTPPYHDKTGRFVPYINKSKGAVTVEPVIYYENLDESGAFYTVPKKTLHDFVADPFSYPVGGKDVLMVSLVKPVFRGGSFSGVVGIDLAMENLQELLGPIKPFRGEGYLTLISPNGTYAANGKDPSLVGKKIPDPEWLKQITEGIAKGKSFSLHGGGEGHHFFPFLLGNYDKPWAVEVSIPDSIFWSDMRGVILQTILSSLIIMVVILIILNLIFNKLITTGLLEAIGFSEKIADGDLTSHIEIARNDEIGKLLKSMDLMKVNLSKIILDIKTSSTKLNSTSDQMAESSRNFSDVAQAQASAAEESSAAVEELAASAENVRRSMEKAIENMKEIDTNVVLLREQIGTINNEMQTLSQVASESQERAVTGENAMGATNQAMDEIGESASRINEILSIITEISEKTNLLALNAAIEAARAGEAGKGFAVVAEEISKLASQTSSSVQEIGELVDSTNNAVHNGNTKVKEASDILRKLRTSVDSFGLSAKKVLDSVKTQEKNTQDIHQSANFLMSFSLQIEEAVQEQKRATDEITKTIVSISEGTQEVASGADDLTSYSGEMHQQSEGLLKSVDKFKL